A section of the Babesia microti strain RI chromosome I, complete genome genome encodes:
- a CDS encoding microfibrillar-associated protein 1 (overlaps_old_locusTagID:BBM_I00275), whose protein sequence is MSRSEIYALLGQENDVIIPLNKNRKKVKPQKVARYWPGKAPEYADDEPNSDTENSSGEVEIDDPRLRRIQQSSTVLTDGTCRQRKHETEVLDLPRDRLDSSTDTEVTTNSGRRRVIAYNSPICDPEEDSFNQTPIEAQQSESENESILSESEKSVEEEYTISLDKPVFIPKDDRTTLKELKAREMADYEYFEQERLRKLERQEESKQLVHNPNISIDDEEIHQHLPDDTDEIGGKEYELWKIRELNRIKRSHLEKVERELQAEEIKIRREMDEKERERDNLRIDAQKVKVERGKMAFLQKYYHKGAFFMDKLDSGAEPIYARDFNAPVGDDLIDKEALPKVLQVRRGRFGKMGQTKHTHLKDVDTTDFNAWGGKYNNRRGKHDVQVFERPQKKRG, encoded by the exons ATGAGTAGGAGTGAGATATACGCACTCCTGGGTCAGGAAAATGATGTGATAATCCCCTTAAACAAGAATCGCAAAAAAGTCAAGCCGCAAAAGGTTGCTAGATATTGGCCTGGCAAG GCCCCTGAATATGCTGATGATGAACCAAACTCAGATACAGAAAACTCTTCTGGCGAAGTGGAGATAGATGATCCCAGGTTAAGGCGAATACAACAATCGTCCACTGTTCTAACGGACGGTACCTGTAGGCAGAGGAAACATGAAACCGAAGTACTGGATTTACCGCGGGATAGACTTGATTCGTCAACTGATACAGAAGTTACTACGAATAGTGGAAGGAGGCGTGTCATAGCATATAACAGTCCAATTTGCGACCCCGAAGAAGATAGCTTCAACCAAACTCCAATAGAAGCTCAACAATCAGAGTCAGAAAATGAATCCATCTTGTCAGAATCTGAAAAATCCGTAGAGGAAGAATATACCATATCGCTTGATAAGCCTGTATTTATACCCAAGGACGATAGGACTACATTGAAGGAACTTAAAGCACGTGAAATGGCTGATTACGAGTATTTTGAACAGGAAAGATTGAGGAAACTTGAAAGGCAAGAAGAATCCAAGCAATTAGTCCACAACCccaatatatcaattgatgatgaagAAATTCATCAACATCTCCCCGATGATACTGACGAAATTGGCGGTAAGGAATATGAATTGTGGAAGATCAGGGAATTAAATCGCATTAAGAGGAGTCATTTAGAAAAGGTGGAACGCGAACTTCAA gctGAAGAGATCAAAATTAGGCGTGAGATGGACGAAAAGGAGAGGGAGAGAGATAACCTCAGAATTGATGCTCAAAAGGTTAAAGTGGAACGGGGTAAAATGGCATTCCTACAGAAATACTACCATAAA GGTGCATTCTTTATGGATAAGCTGGATTCTGGCGCAGAACCCATATACGCAAGAGACTTCAACGCCCCTGTTGGTGATGATCTTATTGACAAGGAAGCCCTGCCAAAGGTACTTCAAGTTAGAAGAGGCAGATTTGGGAAAATGGGTCAGACCAAGCATACCCACTTGAAAGATGTAGATACTACCGATTTTAATGCTTGGGGGggaaaatataataatagaAGGGGCAAACACGATGTACAAGTTTTTGAAAGGCCCCAAAAGAAGCGTGGGTAG
- a CDS encoding conserved protein, unknown function (overlaps_old_locusTagID:BBM_I00260;~overlaps_old_locusTagID:BBM_I00265), translating into MPKSSNLLVLQGLRISLPVLKSCAHDLLEQAFRDEYTNKCITDEEFTDNLIISTFPKLTINDTQGNLSIGERFEMILKLLNKGDTDCKNVSITVDLAVDNYSYRLYESEKGLKIQGHGAHIFSVNHTITYTGQYTMHCTIKANADNRAIFIKKVYKFTAIAPFMVTSHYHLYNNITFVQACITNCSERSLTLLDAKLNCIGSNWKIITPKVDTYLHYFKPMDTYNLIIQLHEINHQDALNTIYSLYNPQDSTNITPLQSNKSSSSSTSDSTDGFTEPNSTILLSLNWISECSGQCKFTVPLEIQNKSQGISFRVIKIPQNLNVPAYFDVKFEIRNDGVENMHCKILLGNLSLDETVEAPIEAGFTITQTYTLHIEQTGMISLDSIRLLTWTNSPKTMKEYPLLDPPSVVCL; encoded by the exons atgccaaaatCTAGCAATTTACTAGTACTTCAGGGCCTAAGAATCTCTCTACCTGTTCTAAAATCCTGTGCCCATGACTTACTGGAACAGGCATTTCGAGACGAATACACCAACAAATGCATAACAGATGAAGAATTTACTGACAATCTCATAATATCAACATTTCCAAAGCTTACTATTAACGATACACAGGGGAATTTGTCCATTGGTGAGAGATTTGAAATGATTCTTAAGCTATTAAACAAAGGGGATACAGATTGTAAAAACGTTTCAATAACG GTGGACTTAGCCGTAGATAACTACTCATATCGCCTCTACGAATCGGAAAAGGGCCTCAAAATACAAGGACATGGTGCACACATATTCTCAGTAAACCACACAATAACATATACTGGCCAATACACTATGCACTGTACCATTAAGGCAAACGCTGATAATAGGGCTATATTCATTAAGAAggtatacaaatttacgGCAATAGCACCTTTTATGGTGACTAGTCATTAccatttatacaataatatcaCATTTGTGCAAGCATGTATAACTAATTGTTCAGAAAGATCACTTACGCTTCTAGATGCTAAACTGAATTGCATCGGAtcaaattggaaaattatTACTCCCAAAGTAGATACATATTTACACTATTTTAAACCAATGGATACgtataatttgattatcCAACTACACGAAATTAATCACCAAGATGCGCTAAACACTATATACTCTCTATATAATCCACAAGATAGTACAAATATAACACCATTGCAAAGTAACAAATCCAGCTCTTCCAGCACATCAGATTCCACTGATGGATTTACAGAACCAAATTCAACTATCCTTTTATCTCTAAATTGGATATCTGAATGTAGTGGacaatgtaaatttacagTACCTCTCGAGATACAG aaTAAATCGCAAGGGATATCATTTCGTGTGATTAAGATACCACAGAATCTAAACGTTCCAGCCTATTTTGATGTTAAATTTGAGATTCGCAATGATGGCGTTGAAAATATGCACTGTAAGATACTGTTAGGCAATTTGTCTCTAGACGAAACAGTGGAGGCGCCCATTGAAGCTGGGTTCACAATTACCCAAACATACACCCTTCATATTGAACAAACTG GGATGATAAGCTTAGATTCCATTAGATTGTTGACGTGGACAAATTCGCCCAAAACAATGAAGGAATATCCCTTGTTGGACCCCCCATCGGTAGTTTGtctataa
- a CDS encoding tyrosyl-tRNA synthetase (overlaps_old_locusTagID:BBM_I00295) — protein sequence MLRFRMALSQFTGGLYKGEIHNPLYGSKIKLKQTICAFTPSQFYLEGGIRKNIDKYFEGKLSTKLSVKERLDLCLQIGSECIKPEELETALLSNKLLISYDGFEPSGRMHIAQGFMKVFNTNTLAACGIGSVMWIADYYAMLNNKLNGNLTKIRIVGEYFIHVWKAAGMDTKFVKFLWASEEIERYNTNYWNLVMDISCSFNISRIKRCSQALGRVEGDDQPLAQLMYSAMQCADILYIGADICQLGVDQRKINMLAREYVEQKKLPVSPIIISHEMLPGLIEGQAKMSKSCADSAIFMEDSEEQVKSKIKKAFCPPCVADSNPCLAYFKQIVFPKYQTITVTRARDNGGDITFNSYREMERIYIEGKLHPMDLKNSLSTYLNQMLQPVRDYFKTNAEASKLVEIINSWK from the exons atgcTTAGATTCCGTATGGCCTTATCACAGTTCACCGGGGGGCTATATAAAGGAGAAATACACAATCCACTCTATggatcaaaaataaaattaaagcAAACAATCTGTGCATTCACACCATCGCAATTCTATCTGGAAGGTGGGATAAGGAAGAATATTGATAAGTATTTTGAGGGTAAATTATCTACAAAATTATCTGTTAAGGAGAGGTTGGATCTTTGTTTACAAATCGGAAGTGAATGTATCAAACCAGAG GAATTAGAAACTGCACTATTAAGcaacaaattgttgatCTCCTACGATGGGTTCGAGCCTTCTGGCAGAATGCACATAGCTCAGGGATTCATGAAAGTATTTAACACAAACACCTTAGCTGCCTGTGGCATAGGCTCCGTTATGTGGATAGCTGACTATTATGCCATGTTGAACAATAAGTTGAATGGTAATTTGACAAAG ATACGTATAGTTGGCGAATACTTTATCCACGTCTGGAAGGCGGCTGGAATGGacacaaaatttgtcaa aTTTCTATGGGCCAGTGAAGAAATTGAAAGGTACAATACTAACTATTGGAATCTTGTTATGGATATAAGCTGTAGCTTCAACATCTCTAGGATTAAACGCTGCAGCCAGGCTCTTGGGAGAGTCGAAGGGGATGATCAACCACTGGCGCAGCTCATGTACTCTGCTATGCAGTGTGCagatattttgtatattggAGCAgatatttgtcaattagGGGTGGATCAAAggaaaataaatatgttggCAAG GGAATACGTGGAACAAAAGAAGCTGCCGGTTAGTCCCATAATAATTTCTCATGAAATGCTCCCGGGCTTAATTGAAGGTCAGGCTAAAATGTCTAAGAGCTGCGCTGATTCTGCTATCTTTATGGAAGATAGTGAGGAGCAGGTTAAATCGAAGATTAAAAAGGCATTTTGCCCTCCCTGTGTGGCAGATAGTAACCCGTGTTTGGCATATttcaaacaaattgtatttcCCAAATACCAAACCATAACTGTTACCCGTGCCCGGGATAATGGAGGCGATATCACCTTTAATAGCTACAGAGAAATGGaaagaatatatattgagGGCAAATTGCATCCGATGGATCTTAAGAATTCGTTAAGCACATATCTGAACCAGATGCTGCAGCCTGTACGGGATTATTTTAAG ACAAATGCAGAGGCAAGTAAATTAGTTGAGATTATTAATTCATGGAAGTGA
- a CDS encoding hypothetical protein (overlaps_old_locusTagID:BBM_I00280), which yields MYRTYGLSTRLYVQNCVNHHYTLSPINVFRPLSTKCRFDWLKRLDPLQFLQGNYAESSFVDIDTETITSCRDSVISAINNYDNVITKLKDTTSMIEHEIYESLRSVKPLKTIFGRYIFTANSLPNGHTHYFRQKGSFKQLLFDTSAVASKYSKYDYCVVKNMKYSPKLDLLCAICDIHGNDHNILFVKSLKTHKHVETVTNIVNAEFLDTPDKCFIFYTRSIDKVMQLRRIVYYQNKLVSDNLIYSETDPTQTLGIYKTRDSKMIFITTNTSSRAKFLYIIKLNCQRSPKLLKLSLDGVYDKLFLEHRHNHVIALTKCNSKYKLMALSVVRKCNQIVTSWPLDNGINILGLEVFNKGIVLHGIQNPSVPVIGVINNVKELPQLKPLIDCGVITPDANPDFNSDIFHFTLENPAISYVPSFMILTNSNTHISDYPTKYKFIPYTFTSYDGTTVHISTIYLRESDKGIVYFYGFSKQLLKLHSEYEHNTLLKCGYKLCYIHSRSHDPAVALMDIVYGINYLIHNRIINQNNLRLVTESAGSSLVDELLLAFKDFNITFILKSPHLPVANNDSLNTISPTGNTYKRIFLMNVGGFDEKTPWWESFAYITKKSICKDCNIATFLDFHEHGGHNNGSTFVKQISHAARTAAILLNF from the exons ATGTACAGAACCTACGGCTTATCTACTCGTTTATACGTACAAAACTGTGTCAATCATCACTACACCCTCTCACCAATAAATGTCTTCAGACCATTGAGTACCAAATGTCGTTTTGATTGGCTTAAACGATTGGATCCACTGCAATTTCTACAAGGAAATTACGCAGAATCATCATTTGTAGATATCGATACAGAAACTATAACATCGTGTAGAGATTCTGTTATCTCTGCCATAAACAATTatgataatgtaataactAAGCTAAAAGATACCACATCGATGATTGAGCATGAAATTTACGAATCTTTACGGTCAGTTAAACCATTAAAAACAATCTTTGGGCGTTACATATTCACGGCTAATTCACTACCGAATGGACATACTCATTACTTTAGACAAAAAGGCtcttttaaacaattattgtTTGATACATCAGCAGTTGCTAGTAAATATAGCAAATACGACTATTGTGTCgtgaaaaatatgaaatacTCACCAAAATTGGACCTATTGTGCGCGATATGCGACATACATGGCAATGAccataatatattatttgtgaaatcGCTTAAAACACACAAACACGTGGAAACTGTTACGAATATAGTCAATGCAGAGTTTTTGGACACTCCAGACAAATGCTTCATCTTTTATACCAGATCCATAGACAAGGTTATGCAATTAAGGCGCATTGTATACTATCAAAACAAGCTAGttagtgataatttgatatattcgGAAACCGATCCAACGCAAACTCTGGGGATATACAAGACCAGAGActcaaaaatgatatttatcaCAACTAACACATCTTCTAGAGCTAAATTTCTTTATATCATCAAGTTAAATTGCCAGAGAAGTCCCAAGCTGTTGAAATTATCACTGGATGGTGTTTATGATAAACTATTCCTAGAACATAG gcataATCATGTAATTGCATTGACAAAATGtaattcaaaatacaaattaatggCACTATCCGTTGTTAGAAAATGCAATCAAATAGTTACCAGTTGGCCATTGGATAATGGTATTAACATATTAGGCCTTGAAGTGTTTAATAAAGGCATTGTATTACATGGAATACAAAATCCATCTGTACCAGTGATTGGTGTAATAAACAATGTTAAGGAATTGCCACAATTAAAACCGTTGATTGACTGCGGAGTAATAACTCCTGATGCTAACCCAGATTTCAATagtgatatatttcattttacATTGGAAAACCCGGCTATTTCTTACGTACCATCTTTCATGATATTAACCAATTCTAACACACATATATCTGATTATCCaacaaaatacaaatttataccaTATACTTTCACTAGTTACGATGGCACGACGGTTCATATCTctacaatttatttaagGGAAAGTGACAAGGgaatagtttatttttacGGCTTTTCAAAACAATTGTTAAAACTACATAGTGAATATGAACACAACACGCTATTAAAATGCGGCTACAAACTTTGTTATATCCATTCGAGATCACACGATCCAGCCGTGGCTTTAATGGATATAGTGTATGgcattaattatttgattcaTAATCGAATAATCAATCAAAATAACTTAAGATTGGTTACAGAATCCGCTGGTTCTTCATTGGTTGATGAATTGTTACTTGCGTTTAAGGATTTTAACATAACATTCATCCTAAAATCACCTCATCTGCCTGTAGCTAATAATGATAGTTTGAATACCATTTCTCCTACTGGCAATACTTATAAAAGGATATTCCTTATGAATGTAGGCGGCTTTGATGAAAAAACCCCTTGGTGGGAATCTTTCGCATACATCACAAAAAAATCTATATGCAAAGACTGTAACATAGCAACTTTTTTAGATTTTCATGAGCATGGTGGGCACAACAATGGTAGTACATTTGTCAAACAAATATCACACGCAGCCCGTACTGCTGCAATTCTACTGAATTTTTAG
- a CDS encoding 26S proteasome regulatory subunit N10 (overlaps_old_locusTagID:BBM_I00285), whose product MSIEATLICVDNSEYSRNGDFVPNRITCQREAISLIASAKLATQYENSVGIIALAGERASLLHALSNDLNNFLVSLDSIKPGGNSDFYRGIQMAQFALKHRQNKNLKQRIICFVASPITTPTKHLVNLGKMLKKNNVSIDIINICSSGENDQRVEALFNAVNSQGQSHLLVCKPGQANDLNDALINSQILNTGEFGLGTSSLNDFGIDPEADLNLQMALRISREEEEERQKNEALKQIMANEVPEKSDTNEDNPKRED is encoded by the exons ATGTCCATAGAAGCTACACTCATTTGTGTTGATAACAGTGAGTATTCTAGAAATGGAGATTTCGTTCCAAATAGAATTACGTGTCAAAGGGAGGCGATAAGTTTGATCGCAAGTGCCAAGTTAGCCACACAATATGAGAATTCTGTTGGCATAATCGCCTTAGCTGGTGAACGAGCATCGCTTTTACATGCTCTTAGCAACGATTTGAACAACTTTTTAGTTTCATTGGATTCTATAAAGCCAGGAGGAAACTCTGACTTTTATCGGGGAATTCAAATGGCACAATTCGCTCTCAAACACCGCCAGAACAAGAATTTGAAGCAGAGGATCATTTGTTTTGTTGCTTCTCCAATT ACCACACCCACTAAACACTTAGTTAACCTGGGCAAAATGCTCAAAAAGAATAACGTATCTATTGACATTATCAACATATGCTCATCTGGAGAAAACGATCAGAGGGTGGAAGCTCTATTTAATGCGGTAAACAGTCAGGGGCAGAGTCACTTGCTTGTTTGCAAACCTGGGCAGGCAAACGACCTAAACGATGCTTTAATCAATTCGCAAATACTAAACACCGGGGAATTTGGACTGGGCACTAGCAGTCTTAATGATTTTG GCATTGACCCCGAAGCTGATTTGAATTTGCAGATGGCATTGAGAATTTCCAGAGAAGAAGAGGAAGAGAGACAGAAGAATGAGGCGCTGAAACAAATAATGGCCAATGAAGTACCTGAAAAATCAGATACAAATGAAGACAATCCCAAAAGAGAGGATTGA
- a CDS encoding Gastrulation defective protein 1 (overlaps_old_locusTagID:BBM_I00255) translates to MSPISSEYFNEVFNGKYVLLDEGNGPIHSLVTSSDGKKLALGYTNGIVKLYDFNRWQCGGCGSVWSCHLEQSVECLAFSSDDNILAAGFGSIVSFISVDVGDVLVNSIKGDMYIRDPRQVNGHVARVTDLQSNTGKQTMFASSSIDGTVRIWDLTTHTSGVEMSMPSIKVHAQKSTRGARDLITCLSYVGVSRFSNDYLMAGSGTGTLLKWDSRTNAPSINRDKAHVGGIIELATVDAMKVVTRGEDDMISLWDIRVLKNSIASIEFPEPSFKCCIAVSPDFTHFVVTAGRKLYGTKNASNSGTEKNQNVKSGIGFFASDNLNKLGTLDLDGIPSRVAWGRDTNQLFVACHDGRVWVRCGDNDCDYAAMAHKTRQREMQKKKVEEAQNLVLTGGMEAYPADQLPPQFEETLMGGVKRVKQVNMLAQQHVPKKPPTEREIENSRIPEDEEDIVETLRNRQQKFAEEFKRRKMEEGADVPDDVYHTGLFMRAYAKTQPKFILEHDAELGQTREDKRLLGVSKCPKCGIKICQCGYMGSR, encoded by the coding sequence ATGAGTCCAATTTCTagtgaatattttaatgaagTTTTTAACGGTAAATATGTGTTACTAGATGAGGGTAATGGCCCAATCCACAGTCTAGTAACTTCCAGTGATGGTAAGAAATTGGCTTTGGGCTACACCAATGGAATAGTCAAGCTTTATGACTTTAACAGGTGGCAATGTGGAGGTTGTGGGTCAGTTTGGAGTTGCCATTTAGAACAATCGGTTGAATGTTTGGCATTCTCAAGTGATGATAATATCTTGGCTGCTGGATTCGGCAGTATAGTCAGCTTCATTTCAGTTGATGTGGGAGATGTATTGGTGAATTCCATTAAGGGAGATATGTACATTAGGGACCCTAGGCAAGTTAATGGTCACGTGGCTCGGGTAACCGATCTACAATCTAATACCGGTAAACAAACAATGTTTGCCAGTTCCTCTATCGATGGTACCGTGCGAATTTGGGATCTTACTACTCACACAAGCGGCGTTGAAATGTCTATGCCTTCCATTAAAGTTCACGCGCAGAAATCTACAAGAGGAGCGCGGGATCTAATTACTTGTTTATCTTATGTGGGAGTTAGTCGCTTTTCTAACGACTATTTGATGGCTGGATCTGGCACTGGCACTCTGCTAAAATGGGATAGTAGGACCAATGCACCAAGTATTAACCGAGATAAGGCCCATGTTGGAGGTATAATTGAATTGGCCACGGTAGATGCTATGAAAGTGGTGACTAGGGGGGAAGATGACATGATTTCTCTATGGGATATTCGAGTCCTTAAAAACTCAATAGCTTCTATTGAGTTTCCCGAACCAAGTTTCAAATGTTGTATAGCTGTTTCACCTGATTTCACTCATTTTGTAGTTACGGCGGGTAGGAAGTTATATGGTACAAAAAATGCTAGTAATTCTGGGACTGAGAAGAATCAAAATGTAAAATCTGGTATTGGTTTCTTTGCCTCTGAtaatttgaacaaattagGTACGTTAGATTTGGATGGAATTCCTTCTAGAGTGGCTTGGGGTAGAGACACAAACCAACTATTTGTGGCATGTCACGATGGAAGGGTTTGGGTTAGATGCGGTGATAATGATTGTGACTATGCAGCCATGGCCCACAAAACGCGCCAACGTGAAATGCAGAAGAAGAAGGTTGAAGAAGCTCAGAATTTGGTGCTTACTGGCGGCATGGAAGCTTATCCTGCCGATCAACTGCCACCCCAATTTGAGGAAACACTTATGGGTGGTGTCAAACGGGTCAAACAGGTCAACATGTTGGCTCAGCAGCATGTACCTAAGAAACCCCCTACCGAGAGGGAGATTGAGAATTCAAGAATTCCGGAAGATGAAGAGGACATTGTTGAGACCTTGCGTAATAGGCAGCAGAAATTTGCAGAAGAATTCAAGCGTAGGAAGATGGAAGAGGGGGCTGATGTACCCGATGACGTTTATCATACTGGGCTATTCATGCGTGCCTATGCTAAAACCCAACCTAAATTCATCCTCGAGCATGACGCAGAACTGGGTCAGACTAGGGAAGATAAGAGACTGCTCGGTGTTAGTAAATGTCCAAAGTGTGGTATTAAAATATGCCAATGTGGTTATATGGGCTCAAGATAA
- a CDS encoding 20S proteasome subunit alpha 1 (overlaps_old_locusTagID:BBM_I00290) → MSGGTQSMYDRHITIFSPEGKLFQLEYSLKAVKNCNLTGLAYKDSKSISVVVQKKVPAKLNKNDTLLDSSSITSLYNITDGIMAVVVGLPADCLSMVYKAREEASNYFYKNGCDIPVHQLCQRIADMNQVYTQHAYMRLHACVGLLVSIDDENGPSIYKFDPSGWYASYKACAIGTKEQEGNNSLEKILKNPSEDTTVDAVSCMVSIIGSISDVKSSDLEVAVATIENPVFRILSKEAVETVLTTIAERD, encoded by the exons ATGTCTGGAGGAACTCAGAGTATGTACGATAGGCATATTACTATTTTTTCGCCAGAAGGAAAGCTTTTTCAGCTAG AATACTCCCTGAAGGctgtaaaaaattgtaatttgaCCGGATTAGCCTACAAGGATAGCAAGAGCATATCCGTTGTGGTACAAAAGAAGGTGCCTGCCAAATTGAACAAAAATGATACCTTACTAGATTCAAGCAGTATCACTAGTTTATACAACATAACAGACGGGATAATGGCTGTTGTTGTAGGCCTACCTG CTGACTGTCTAAGTATGGTTTACAAGGCGAGGGAGGAGGCAAGCAATTATTTCTATAAGAACGGGTGCGATATACCTGTGCATCAACTCTGTCAAAGGATCGCCGACATGAATCAAGTTTACACTCAGCATGCCTATATGCGTTTACATGCATGTGTTGGGTTATTAGTATCTatagatgatgaaaatggGCCATCAATTTACAAGTTCGATCCTTCTGGTTGGTATGCAAGCTACAAAGCTTGTGCCATAGGCACAAAAGAACAGGAGGGTAATAATTCACTAGAGAAGATACTTAAAAATCCCAGTGAAGACACTACTGTAGATGCTGTATCTTGTATGGTTTCAATTATAGGGTCCATTTCTGATGTAAAATCGTCTGATCTTGAAGTGGCCGTTGCTACTATTGAAAATCCTGTTTTCAGAATACTGTCAAAGGAGGCAGTTGAAACTGTGCTTACTACAATTGCCGAGAGGGATTGA